One genomic segment of Spiroplasma endosymbiont of Poecilobothrus nobilitatus includes these proteins:
- a CDS encoding DUF2779 domain-containing protein, producing the protein MDLEITLKKEDFKRFKKCFKIAWTLASLSNLKTAQEWVTAQKISVFFDLQDNINSNKIDEAIFIDDDENDEGKDLFQPHLYDLALETYWPADEDTDSNDVRTLSDEVQTTMTDVQIDFYPGETIADGNEVGQHAREYFMRDHNYFNLEHYSKKIAFAKTTEVLANPNYDVYFEPSFVYNNCITKCDILKKLPDGTYHLIEVKASTGRKYDKEAQIYVDKNVKDEYGYDVAYQYYVLTGAGLTISRVSLMLLNSEYQRVGDIDDEQLFMFQDCYKLPTKTLPAISLLEFCQQMMTGQFAKRVEKNRIITDDLALIKHYFMQPVETIFPLFRKEQCFNGKGDRYGYCQHVTSYLPPHHSVFKLTRGMEKKTLLKYQEHIDLLKDIVLPFTFKQLTRQKKQILFSEKQQRQILAVQDNAPVVVPKKVAIINQILEQYQYPIYMYDFETMKAAVPRFEYSYSYQQIPFQYSVHLIKDNHFDYQDETTMEHYAFLADGEGEPRLTLIKHLVTDLFRHGGGVYVAYYKSFECNVLAELISYLTILINQSRNEELITTYQDWQKKLRIIRNKTIDLMDFFQDFMIYKKEFYGSASIKKTQPAFDNQFTYQALKVQKGDMASEIFRRRVENNIPMTIWQKSFRGEMLKYCNRDTLAMVVIYQHIVRLMGPLTSIKGGKKDAKI; encoded by the coding sequence ATGGATTTAGAAATCACTTTAAAAAAAGAAGATTTTAAACGATTTAAAAAATGTTTTAAAATTGCTTGAACATTGGCTTCACTAAGTAATTTAAAAACAGCGCAAGAATGAGTGACAGCTCAAAAAATTTCGGTCTTTTTTGATTTGCAAGATAATATTAACAGTAACAAAATTGATGAAGCCATTTTTATTGATGATGATGAAAATGACGAGGGAAAAGATTTATTTCAACCACATTTATATGATTTAGCGCTAGAAACTTATTGACCAGCAGATGAGGACACGGATAGTAATGATGTTCGAACTTTATCAGACGAGGTCCAAACAACGATGACAGATGTTCAAATTGATTTTTATCCTGGTGAAACAATTGCTGATGGGAATGAAGTTGGCCAACACGCGCGAGAATATTTTATGCGTGATCATAACTATTTTAATTTAGAACATTACAGCAAGAAAATTGCTTTTGCAAAGACAACTGAAGTGTTAGCAAATCCAAACTATGATGTTTATTTTGAACCATCTTTTGTTTATAACAATTGTATTACAAAGTGTGATATTTTAAAGAAACTTCCAGATGGTACTTATCATTTAATTGAGGTTAAAGCTTCAACTGGTCGGAAATATGATAAAGAAGCACAAATATATGTTGATAAGAATGTTAAGGATGAATATGGTTATGATGTTGCCTATCAGTATTATGTTTTAACTGGGGCAGGTTTAACAATTAGTCGGGTTTCATTAATGTTGTTAAATTCGGAGTATCAACGGGTTGGTGATATTGATGATGAGCAGTTGTTTATGTTTCAAGATTGTTATAAATTGCCAACCAAAACCTTACCTGCTATTAGTTTATTAGAATTTTGTCAGCAAATGATGACCGGACAATTTGCCAAACGCGTTGAAAAGAATCGCATCATTACTGATGATTTAGCTTTAATTAAACATTATTTTATGCAACCAGTTGAAACAATTTTTCCGTTATTTAGGAAGGAACAATGTTTCAATGGAAAAGGTGATCGTTATGGTTATTGCCAACATGTTACTAGTTATTTGCCACCGCATCATAGTGTCTTTAAGTTAACCCGTGGGATGGAAAAAAAGACATTATTAAAATATCAAGAACACATTGATTTGTTAAAAGATATTGTGTTACCATTTACCTTTAAACAATTAACGCGACAAAAAAAACAAATTTTATTTTCAGAAAAACAACAACGCCAAATTCTTGCTGTTCAAGATAATGCACCAGTTGTTGTTCCAAAGAAGGTTGCTATTATTAATCAAATTTTAGAACAGTATCAGTATCCAATATATATGTATGATTTTGAAACAATGAAAGCGGCAGTTCCTCGCTTTGAATATTCATATTCTTATCAACAAATTCCGTTTCAATATTCAGTCCATCTTATTAAAGATAATCACTTTGATTATCAAGATGAAACGACAATGGAACATTATGCCTTTTTAGCAGATGGTGAAGGTGAACCACGCTTAACACTAATTAAACATTTAGTTACTGATTTATTTAGGCATGGTGGAGGGGTTTATGTTGCTTATTATAAGAGTTTTGAATGTAATGTTTTAGCCGAATTAATTAGTTATTTAACAATCTTAATTAATCAAAGTCGCAATGAGGAACTTATTACAACTTATCAAGATTGACAAAAAAAATTAAGGATTATTCGAAATAAAACAATTGATTTAATGGATTTTTTTCAGGATTTTATGATTTATAAGAAAGAATTTTATGGTTCAGCTTCAATTAAAAAAACACAACCAGCATTTGATAATCAATTTACTTATCAAGCATTAAAGGTGCAAAAAGGTGATATGGCGAGTGAAATCTTTCGTCGCCGGGTGGAAAATAATATTCCAATGACCATTTGACAAAAATCATTTCGAGGAGAAATGTTAAAATATTGTAATCGGGATACATTAGCAATGGTTGTCATTTATCAACACATTGTTCGTTTAATGGGGCCTTTAACATCAATTAAAGGAGGGAAAAAAGATGCAAAAATATAG
- a CDS encoding GNAT family N-acetyltransferase, whose product MVILKPVNNSDALLLFLLEQENYPHNYYKYRNLIQMINNTNYLVYKLIVKNNLYGYFILMYSGDDFQLIRLTVKKRYHHQGYGQQMLKYILTHFSYQQIFL is encoded by the coding sequence ATGGTTATTTTAAAACCAGTTAATAATAGTGATGCTTTATTATTATTTTTATTAGAACAAGAAAATTATCCACACAATTATTATAAATATCGTAATTTAATTCAAATGATTAATAACACAAATTATCTTGTTTATAAATTAATTGTCAAAAATAATCTCTATGGTTATTTTATTTTAATGTATAGTGGGGATGATTTTCAATTAATACGATTAACAGTTAAAAAGCGTTATCACCATCAAGGTTATGGCCAACAAATGTTAAAATATATTCTAACACATTTTTCATATCAACAAATCTTTTTATAA
- the tsaE gene encoding tRNA (adenosine(37)-N6)-threonylcarbamoyltransferase complex ATPase subunit type 1 TsaE, with translation MKIIVKNEIATKLLAEKIALFLHPNLCLLLDGPLAAGKTTFTKYLLKALGVTTPVTSPTFLIMQQYTTNQQVIVNHMDCYRLLGLEQEEKWEMYFEHFSDSINIIEWPAVISNQLSSKYEVIKITIKIINEDERIFTIKTNNKHLQSALGKEG, from the coding sequence ATGAAAATAATTGTTAAAAATGAGATAGCAACAAAACTTTTAGCTGAAAAAATTGCTCTGTTTTTACATCCTAATTTATGCTTATTATTAGATGGACCGTTAGCCGCCGGGAAAACAACTTTTACAAAATATTTATTAAAAGCGTTAGGGGTGACTACTCCTGTTACTTCACCAACGTTTTTAATTATGCAACAATATACGACAAATCAGCAAGTTATTGTTAACCATATGGATTGCTATCGATTGTTAGGTTTAGAACAAGAAGAAAAATGAGAAATGTATTTTGAACATTTTTCTGATAGTATTAATATCATTGAATGACCAGCGGTAATTAGTAACCAGTTAAGTTCAAAGTACGAGGTAATTAAAATTACCATTAAGATAATTAATGAGGATGAACGAATTTTTACCATTAAAACCAACAATAAACATTTACAAAGCGCATTAGGAAAAGAGGGATAA
- the tsaB gene encoding tRNA (adenosine(37)-N6)-threonylcarbamoyltransferase complex dimerization subunit type 1 TsaB, whose protein sequence is MLNLFIDTSTDFLILILEQKQKIIGQVYQNHARRHTEATLPAIKQLLGQHQLKLKDINNFYLTTGPGSYTGVRIPMTIVKTVKVINPAINVYTINTLLYQAGLDNVVSMLDARSGKRYFAVISNDVEVIPRQVIDYETCIEITKQFPGYEFRYDLQEIDFVQNYFVLKKHFTLVEDIFALEPQYLKKDWS, encoded by the coding sequence ATGTTAAATCTATTTATTGATACTAGTACTGATTTTTTAATTTTAATTTTAGAACAAAAGCAAAAAATCATTGGTCAAGTTTACCAAAACCATGCTCGTCGTCATACTGAAGCAACATTACCAGCAATTAAACAGTTATTAGGTCAGCATCAATTAAAATTAAAAGACATTAATAATTTTTATTTAACAACTGGTCCAGGTAGTTATACTGGCGTTCGTATTCCAATGACAATTGTGAAAACAGTTAAAGTAATTAATCCGGCGATTAATGTTTATACAATTAATACATTGCTTTATCAGGCCGGGCTAGATAATGTTGTTTCAATGCTTGATGCTCGGAGTGGAAAACGGTATTTTGCGGTAATTAGTAATGATGTAGAAGTGATTCCAAGGCAAGTTATTGATTATGAAACTTGTATTGAAATTACAAAGCAATTTCCAGGTTATGAGTTTCGTTATGATTTACAAGAAATTGATTTTGTTCAAAATTATTTTGTTCTAAAAAAGCATTTTACATTAGTTGAAGATATTTTTGCTTTAGAGCCACAGTATTTAAAAAAGGATTGAAGTTAA